One Rhodococcus sp. P1Y DNA window includes the following coding sequences:
- the rpmA gene encoding 50S ribosomal protein L27 — protein sequence MAHKKGASSSRNGRDSNAQRLGVKRFGGQTVSAGEILVRQRGTHFHPGVNVGRGGDDTLFALSAGAVEFGAKRGRKTVNIVPVAVEA from the coding sequence ATGGCACATAAGAAGGGTGCATCAAGCTCCCGTAACGGTCGCGACTCGAATGCTCAGCGCCTCGGCGTCAAGCGTTTCGGCGGCCAGACCGTCAGCGCAGGCGAGATCCTGGTTCGTCAGCGCGGCACGCACTTCCACCCCGGCGTCAACGTCGGCCGTGGCGGCGACGACACGCTGTTCGCTCTGTCCGCAGGTGCCGTCGAATTCGGCGCGAAGCGTGGACGCAAGACCGTGAACATCGTTCCGGTCGCAGTCGAGGCCTGA
- the obgE gene encoding GTPase ObgE: MSRFIDRVVLHVSAGKGGNGCSSVHREKFKPLGGPDGGNGGQGGGVVFVVDSNVHTLLDFHFHSHAKAGNGTQGMGGNREGANGEDLILKVPDGTVVLDKDGRILADMIGEGTRFDAAPGGRGGLGNAALASKARRAPGFALLGEEGIERDVILELKSVADIGLVGFPSAGKSSLVSVLSAAKPKIADYPFTTLVPNLGVVSSGDTTYTVADVPGLIPGASQGKGLGLDFLRHLERTAVLAHVVDCATLDPGRDPVSDVDALEAELAAYKPAMLGDASLGDLADRPRIVVLNKADIPEAAELAEMVTPEFEARGWPVFTISAVSREGLKPLIYALGKMVEDYRIAHPPAEPRRPVLRPVARNEEGFQVVKDPDVPGGFLVLGTRPERWVRQTQFSNDEAVGYLADRLARLGVEDALIKLGAEPGAPVTIGDVSFDWEPQTAAGVEITRTGRGTDVRLDQVERIGADERKHARRVRRGLEPEE, encoded by the coding sequence ATGTCACGATTCATAGACCGCGTGGTGCTGCACGTCAGCGCCGGTAAAGGCGGCAACGGCTGCTCTTCGGTTCATCGCGAGAAGTTCAAGCCGCTCGGCGGCCCCGACGGTGGCAATGGAGGCCAGGGCGGCGGTGTCGTGTTCGTCGTCGACAGCAACGTCCACACGCTTCTCGATTTCCACTTCCATTCGCATGCGAAGGCGGGCAACGGGACTCAGGGGATGGGTGGCAACCGTGAGGGTGCCAACGGCGAGGACCTGATCCTGAAGGTCCCCGACGGAACCGTCGTACTCGACAAGGACGGGCGCATCCTCGCCGATATGATCGGCGAGGGCACACGTTTCGACGCTGCTCCCGGTGGCCGAGGCGGACTCGGCAATGCTGCTCTCGCGTCCAAGGCGCGCCGAGCACCCGGATTCGCCCTACTGGGCGAAGAGGGCATCGAGCGCGATGTAATTCTCGAACTCAAGTCCGTCGCCGACATCGGACTCGTCGGATTTCCTTCGGCGGGTAAGTCCTCGCTCGTGTCGGTGCTGTCCGCCGCGAAGCCGAAAATCGCCGATTACCCGTTTACCACGCTTGTCCCCAACCTGGGCGTCGTGTCCAGCGGGGACACCACCTACACCGTGGCGGACGTTCCCGGTTTGATTCCCGGTGCGAGCCAAGGCAAAGGTCTCGGTCTCGATTTCCTTCGGCATCTGGAGCGAACCGCTGTGCTGGCGCACGTGGTGGATTGCGCGACACTGGATCCGGGCCGCGACCCCGTCTCCGACGTCGATGCACTCGAAGCTGAACTGGCCGCATACAAGCCGGCAATGTTGGGCGACGCAAGTCTGGGCGACCTCGCCGACCGTCCGCGGATCGTCGTGCTCAACAAGGCTGATATCCCCGAAGCCGCGGAGCTGGCCGAAATGGTCACTCCCGAGTTCGAAGCACGCGGATGGCCCGTCTTCACGATTTCCGCGGTGAGCCGAGAAGGCTTGAAGCCGCTGATCTACGCATTGGGCAAGATGGTCGAGGACTATCGCATCGCGCACCCGCCCGCAGAGCCACGCCGACCGGTCCTTCGACCTGTCGCGCGCAACGAAGAGGGCTTCCAGGTCGTCAAGGATCCGGATGTGCCTGGCGGCTTCCTCGTCCTCGGAACACGCCCGGAGCGGTGGGTACGCCAGACGCAGTTCAGCAACGACGAGGCCGTGGGTTACCTCGCCGACCGTCTGGCGCGTCTCGGTGTCGAGGACGCCCTCATCAAGCTGGGCGCCGAACCTGGCGCACCGGTAACCATCGGTGACGTGTCCTTCGATTGGGAACCGCAGACGGCCGCAGGTGTCGAGATCACGCGAACCGGACGCGGCACCGACGTGCGTCTGGATCAGGTCGAACGAATCGGTGCGGACGAACGCAAGCATGCTCGTCGAGTCCGTCGCGGACTCGAACCCGAGGAGTGA
- the proB gene encoding glutamate 5-kinase codes for MTRVDIADAKRIVVKIGSSALTSLVGGLDLGRLDLLAEAVELRMRAGTDVIVVSSGAIGAGIAPLGLTKRPRDLATKQAAASVGQLALAHAWGTSFARFGRTVGQVLLTAEDIARRTNHRNAQRTLDRLRSLGAVAVVNENDTVATAEIRFGDNDRLAALVAHLAGADALVLLSDVDGLYDGDPRKGHATLIREVDSPEDLDGVVAGSGGALGTGGMASKLSAARLAADAGVPVLLASAQDAAAALTTARVGTAFAARPTRLSSRKFWVRHAADVQGDLHLDAGAVRAVVERRRSLLSAGITGVTGRFYGGDVVALRDPEGAVIARGVVAYDASELIGTIGRSKAELSPELQRPVVHADDLVSVHS; via the coding sequence ATGACCAGAGTCGACATCGCGGACGCCAAGAGGATCGTCGTCAAGATCGGTTCTTCCGCATTGACCTCCTTGGTCGGCGGCTTGGATCTCGGTCGTCTGGACCTACTGGCGGAAGCCGTCGAACTCCGCATGCGTGCGGGTACCGATGTCATCGTCGTCTCGTCCGGGGCGATCGGTGCGGGAATCGCGCCGCTCGGACTGACCAAGAGGCCACGGGATCTCGCGACGAAGCAGGCCGCTGCGAGCGTCGGCCAGCTGGCGCTCGCCCACGCGTGGGGTACCTCGTTCGCTCGGTTCGGCCGCACCGTCGGACAGGTTCTGCTCACGGCCGAGGACATCGCGCGCCGCACGAACCATCGCAATGCGCAACGAACCCTCGACCGATTGCGTTCACTCGGCGCTGTTGCCGTCGTCAACGAGAACGACACAGTGGCTACCGCCGAAATTCGTTTCGGCGACAACGACCGTTTGGCCGCGCTCGTCGCACATCTCGCCGGAGCCGATGCGCTTGTGTTGTTGTCGGACGTCGACGGCCTGTACGACGGTGATCCGCGCAAGGGACATGCCACTCTCATTCGTGAGGTGGACAGCCCCGAGGACCTCGACGGCGTCGTCGCCGGGTCCGGGGGAGCGCTCGGCACCGGCGGAATGGCGTCCAAGCTGTCCGCTGCGCGCCTCGCGGCCGACGCGGGTGTTCCGGTTCTGTTGGCGTCGGCGCAGGACGCAGCAGCTGCGTTGACCACTGCTCGGGTCGGCACGGCGTTCGCCGCCCGCCCGACGAGACTGTCGTCGAGGAAGTTCTGGGTTCGGCATGCGGCCGACGTTCAGGGTGACCTTCACCTCGACGCAGGGGCGGTTCGCGCCGTCGTCGAGCGTCGACGGTCATTGCTGTCGGCGGGAATCACCGGGGTCACCGGGCGGTTCTACGGTGGCGACGTGGTGGCCCTTCGGGACCCCGAGGGCGCCGTGATCGCACGGGGAGTCGTGGCCTACGACGCGTCGGAGTTGATCGGAACGATCGGCAGGTCCAAGGCGGAGCTGTCGCCCGAACTCCAGCGGCCCGTCGTTCACGCCGACGATCTGGTGTCCGTGCACAGCTAG
- a CDS encoding MFS transporter, protein MERTDIPTDADTVYGRRWFVLAVMVVCLLVVILDNTILNVALKTIQADLDASQSAMQWAVDSYAVVFAGLLIVWGVTGDRIGRKRTLVVGMVLFGITSALCSTADTATELIVYRALMGIGAAAVQPQTLSIIQNVFEPEERPKAIGIWAAASGIAIALGPITGGALLEFFWWGSVFLVNVPIVIIGVVLIFLLVPESKDPNPGKIDPFGVVLSIVALVVLVFGIIEGGNTNDWLQWRSLGAIVLGLILLTLFVILERRSSHPTIDVTLFKNRQFSAGTISIALVFFSLMGATFYLAYYLQAIRGYTPLAAGVALIAVAAGVMIAASQAARLSEKLGARYVAGSGLTLFALSMLSYGLVGESTPQWIVEVQMFALGSGMGLTMTPATNAIMGAVPRDKAGAGSAVNNTVRQVAGALGVAVLGSLLAMSFRADLGAGTPEKVAAALDQPSQIVSQLPAEVRITPLATADASESIGGALEFVGRSAEALQARAALPQASQIPADVLAEQKQNAEATLTTFVADAKSAFIHGMHVSSVAAAGSAFLGAISAFTLLPGRLEVEDDTHMLM, encoded by the coding sequence ATGGAGCGGACCGATATCCCCACCGACGCGGACACCGTGTACGGACGGCGGTGGTTCGTACTCGCGGTCATGGTGGTGTGCCTGCTTGTCGTCATCCTCGACAACACCATCCTCAACGTCGCGCTCAAGACCATTCAGGCAGATCTCGATGCGTCGCAGAGCGCGATGCAGTGGGCGGTGGACAGCTATGCCGTGGTCTTCGCCGGTCTGCTCATCGTGTGGGGCGTCACTGGTGATCGCATCGGGCGCAAACGCACGCTCGTCGTGGGGATGGTGCTCTTCGGGATCACCTCGGCGTTGTGTTCCACCGCGGACACCGCCACCGAGCTCATCGTCTATCGCGCGTTGATGGGTATCGGTGCCGCAGCCGTCCAGCCGCAGACTCTGTCGATCATTCAGAACGTGTTCGAGCCGGAGGAGCGCCCCAAAGCCATCGGGATCTGGGCGGCGGCGTCGGGAATTGCCATCGCTCTCGGTCCCATCACCGGTGGTGCGCTGCTCGAATTCTTCTGGTGGGGTTCGGTTTTCCTCGTCAACGTGCCTATTGTCATCATCGGGGTCGTGCTGATCTTCCTGCTGGTGCCGGAGTCGAAGGATCCGAACCCCGGAAAGATCGACCCCTTCGGTGTCGTTCTGTCCATCGTCGCTCTCGTCGTGCTCGTCTTCGGAATCATCGAAGGCGGCAACACCAACGATTGGCTCCAATGGCGTTCACTGGGCGCTATCGTCCTCGGTTTGATCCTGCTGACGCTGTTCGTGATTCTCGAACGGCGAAGCTCGCACCCGACGATCGACGTGACATTGTTCAAGAACCGCCAATTCTCCGCGGGCACCATTTCCATTGCGCTCGTGTTCTTCTCGCTCATGGGTGCAACGTTCTACCTCGCGTACTACCTGCAGGCCATCCGTGGATATACCCCACTTGCTGCGGGCGTCGCACTCATCGCCGTAGCGGCCGGTGTGATGATCGCGGCGAGTCAGGCGGCGCGTCTGTCCGAAAAGCTCGGGGCGCGGTACGTCGCGGGTTCGGGTCTGACTCTCTTCGCGCTCTCGATGTTGTCCTACGGCCTCGTGGGGGAGAGCACTCCTCAGTGGATCGTCGAAGTCCAGATGTTCGCGCTCGGCTCGGGAATGGGCCTGACGATGACGCCTGCCACCAACGCCATCATGGGTGCGGTCCCGCGGGACAAGGCAGGCGCGGGATCGGCGGTGAACAACACCGTCAGGCAGGTCGCGGGCGCACTCGGGGTCGCAGTCCTCGGGTCGTTGCTTGCAATGTCGTTCCGAGCCGACTTGGGCGCCGGGACGCCCGAGAAGGTTGCTGCTGCACTCGATCAACCGTCGCAGATCGTGTCCCAGCTACCGGCAGAAGTTCGTATCACTCCGCTCGCGACTGCCGATGCGAGCGAATCGATCGGCGGTGCACTCGAATTCGTCGGCAGGTCCGCGGAGGCACTACAGGCCCGTGCCGCGCTGCCACAGGCATCACAGATCCCCGCTGATGTTCTCGCGGAACAGAAACAGAACGCCGAAGCCACGCTGACCACGTTCGTGGCGGACGCCAAATCCGCTTTCATTCATGGAATGCACGTGTCGTCGGTTGCGGCGGCCGGAAGTGCATTCCTCGGCGCCATCTCCGCGTTCACGTTGTTGCCGGGCCGGCTCGAGGTGGAGGACGACACCCACATGCTGATGTGA
- the rplU gene encoding 50S ribosomal protein L21, with protein sequence MATYAIVKTGGKQYKVAVGDLVKVEKIEGAPGTAVSLAPVLVVDGSDLTTDADKLAKISVAGEIVEHTKGPKIRIHKFKNKTGYHKRQGHRQKLTVLKVTGIK encoded by the coding sequence ATGGCAACGTACGCGATCGTCAAGACCGGCGGAAAGCAGTACAAGGTCGCTGTTGGTGACCTCGTCAAGGTCGAGAAGATCGAGGGAGCGCCCGGCACTGCTGTCTCGCTTGCTCCGGTCCTCGTCGTAGACGGTTCCGACCTGACCACAGATGCAGACAAGCTGGCGAAGATCTCCGTCGCCGGCGAGATCGTCGAGCACACCAAGGGCCCGAAGATCCGCATCCACAAGTTCAAGAACAAGACCGGATACCACAAGCGTCAGGGACACAGGCAGAAGCTGACTGTCCTCAAGGTCACCGGTATCAAGTAG